A window of the Cheilinus undulatus linkage group 21, ASM1832078v1, whole genome shotgun sequence genome harbors these coding sequences:
- the fzd2 gene encoding frizzled-2, with translation MTFCKTLSVTLLLPLLISTQYQGDNGIVIPEHGFCQPITIPLCTDIAYNQTIMPNLVGHYNQEDAGLEVHQFYPLVKVQCSPELKFFLCSMYAPVCTVLEKAIPPCRSTCERAKQGCEALMNKFGFQWPDRLRCENFPVLGDGHICVGQNDSSAATVPPMVPVPETQDLSMVLTRDRPFRCPPVLKVPPYLNYRFLEEKDCAAPCEPSRSGGNMFFSDKEIQFSRTWILVWSLLCCASTLFTVTTYLVDMQRFRYPERPIIFLSGCYTMVSIAYITGYFLGDKVVCNESFIADGYKTIVQGTKKEGCTILFMMLYFFSMASSIWWVILSLTWFLAAGMKWGHEAIEANSQYFHLAAWAVPAVKTISILAIGQIEGDVLSGVCFVSLSNLDPLRGFVLAPLFIYLFIGTSFLLAGFVSLFRIRTIMKHDGTKTEKLERLMVRIGVFSVLYTVPATIVIACFFYEQAFRPHWERSWISHNCRSLAIPCPLQSGPRMTPDFTVYMIKYLMTLIVGITSGFWIWSGKTLQSWHKFYARLTNSKHGETTV, from the coding sequence atgaCTTTTTGCAAGACGTTGTCTGTTACCCTCCTGCTGCCTCTGCTCATATCAACCCAGTATCAGGGGGACAACGGAATTGTGATCCCAGAGCATGGATTTTGTCAACCGATTACAATCCCTCTTTGCACGGACATAGCCTACAACCAAACTATCATGCCTAACTTAGTGGGCCACTACAACCAGGAGGACGCAGGGCTCGAGGTGCACCAGTTTTACCCTCTTGTTAAGGTACAGTGCTCACCGGAGTTGAAATTCTTCCTTTGCTCCATGTATGCGCCTGTGTGCACAGTTCTGGAGAAAGCCATTCCTCCCTGCAGATCCACATGTGAGAGAGCCAAGCAGGGCTGCGAGGCTCTCATGAACAAGTTTGGATTTCAATGGCCTGACAGACTTCGCTGCGAAAATTTCCCTGTGCTTGGGGATGGACATATCTGCGTGGGCCAAAATGATTCCTCTGCTGCCACCGTGCCCCCCATGGTGCCTGTGCCGGAGACACAGGATCTCTCCATGGTCCTCACACGTGACAGGCCTTTCCGCTGCCCCCCTGTGCTTAAGGTACCCCCATACTTGAATTACAGATTCTTGGAGGAGAAGGATTGTGCAGCTCCCTGTGAGCCATCAAGGAGTGGTGGGAATATGTTTTTCAGTGATAAAGAAATACAGTTTTCCCGCACATGGATTCTGGTCTGGTCTTTGCTTTGTTGTGCATCTACACTATTTACAGTGACCACTTATTTAGTCGACATGCAGCGCTTCAGATACCCAGAGCGGCCTATCATCTTCCTATCTGGCTGCTACACTATGGTCTCCATAGCCTACATAACTGGATACTTCCTAGGAGACAAGGTGGTGTGTAACGAAAGCTTCATTgcagatggatacaaaacaatCGTCCAAGGCACCAAAAAGGAAGGTTGCACCATCCTTTTTATGATGCTCTACTTCTTTAGTATGGCGAGCTCCATCTGGTGGGTCATCCTCTCTCTCACCTGGTTCCTGGCAGCAGGTATGAAGTGGGGCCATGAGGCTATCGAGGCCAACTCTCAGTATTTTCACCTGGCAGCCTGGGCAGTCCCTGCTGTCAAGACCATCAGCATCCTTGCCATTGGGCAGATTGAGGGTGATGTACTGAGTGGTGTGTGCTTTGTCAGTCTCAGCAACCTGGACCCCTTGCGAGGCTTCGTGTTGGCTCCTCTCTTCATTTACCTCTTCATTGGGACCTCTTTCCTCCTGGCTGGGTTTGTGTCGCTGTTCCGGATCCGCACCATTATGAAACATGACGGCACCAAAACGGAGAAGCTGGAGCGCCTGATGGTGCGGATTGGTGTGTTCAGCGTGCTCTATACCGTCCCCGCCACCATTGTTATCGCCTGCTTCTTCTATGAGCAGGCCTTCCGCCCACACTGGGAGCGTAGCTGGATCAGCCATAACTGCAGGAGCCTTGCCATCCCCTGCCCTCTTCAAAGCGGGCCCCGCATGACCCCAGACTTCACTGTGTACATGATCAAGTACCTGATGACTCTGATAGTGGGTATCACCTCTGGTTTCTGGATCTGGTCTGGAAAGACCCTACAATCATGGCATAAGTTCTACGCAAGGTTAACAAACAGCAAACATGGAGAGACCACAGTGTAG
- the moto gene encoding uncharacterized protein moto, whose product MAFDRHPSASAYSLFPSLQRQASGSGGVGNTGNLASTAVSHPSVLMQEQLRPSIIHHQGAHEDPFGLVSCALSNAKSRKPTDNTDCDGETGLQHLVSNILDEADLQDNFFSNGSHPTSNPVWSPLAEELLEYSQTEAKTQPNYIFPINHATFEALGKTQGQSVYKDLEKFVQHHNGITANQQWLLNLPNGDGDSYAQPPKKQPSGQPVPNTRDNYLSQIQQSKHGCTVPFKDRGNGQQKNHFPNLSNILRSESEKSGLCSPPYYENHFNRSSAKTSTNDEYTEKDINQLVNSLQSFMSVEDDGLYCGDFPNMQRQSMPMHYDDTMGEQCKITTPAMSLPSTPGLQAQRPLGRKFESEWMERNGGANNQTLNYHALLDLPGVSPQNTDHFEQQNSIFASSYCQNQHLNKMTMHRQNASIPNISINKFTKQHIQQARMEGKTKPAMQEQKKRNLMSTFLREGIPATTSPTSTDLRGDDRQGLSQNPFFEPMENLQFKRSDEENSIFGVGNTQQLLPLICPVNDLRRMSSVAINSSNNFSSRSTLCYGRAAPCMDTVDMWSASDWSFKSSANVTMAHNRENTYHCVAPTMTTSMMMHQGGPVFQLNLILDECFEQWKCLEKEREKAQAILSMTFHGKKTAAVINTNMCKTPANPSRVDHLIVKQMREQARVASLLDKMESLHNISFHTNIHTILNMHNTAVCITQARRKEEIANMSKHKSQRAHFTEERDTVLLAVALKDLAVTTRKLRTALWCAHQMTLPKPVRKQEQQAAQDATHTRRSPSPFKGYSF is encoded by the exons ATGGCATTTGATAGGCATCCCAGCGCATCTGCATATTCACTCTTTCCCTCATTACAGCGCCAG GCCAGTGGAAGTGGAGGGGTTGGAAACACGGGCAACTTGGCATCGACAGCCGTTTCACACCCCAGTGTGTTAATGCAAGAACAACTCAgaccatccattatccatcatCAAGGTGCTCATGAAGATCCCTTTGGCCTTGTCAGTTGTGCCCTGAGCAATGCCAAAAGCAG GAAACCTACAGATAACACTGACTGTGATGGGGAGACTGGCCTACAGCATCTTGTCTCAAATATTTTGGATGAAGCTGATTTGCAGGACAATTTCTTCAGCAATGG GAGCCATCCTACCAGTAATCCAGTCTGGTCCCCACTGGCAGAAGAACTATTGGAGTATTCTCAAACAGAAGCAAAAACACAACCGAATTATATTTTTCCTATCAACCATGCAACTTTTGAAGCTTTAGGTAAAACACAGGGACAATCAGTCTACAAGGATTTGGAAAAGTTTGTTCAGCATCACAATGGCATCACTGCAAATCAGCAGTGGCTTCTTAATTTGCCTAATGGAGATGGAGACAGCTATGCTCAACCTCCTAAGAAACAGCCCTCAGGTCAACCAGTGCCCAACACCAGAGACAATTATCTGTCCCAGATACAACAAAGCAAACATGGCTGCACAGTGCCTTTTAAAGACAGGGGGAATGGTCAGCAGAAGAACCACTTCCCTAATCTCAGTAATATCTTGAgatctgaaagtgaaaaaagcGGTCTGTGTTCTCCTCCTTATTATGAAAACCACTTCAACCGGAGCAGTGCAAAGACCAGCACTAATGATGAGTACACTGAAAAAGACATCAACCAACTGGTCAACAGTTTGCAGTCATTCATGTCTGTTGAGGATGATGGCTTGTACTGTGGTGACTTTCCAAACATGCAAAGGCAGTCAATGCCCATGCACTATGATGACACTATGGGTGAACAATGCAAAATCACCACTCCTGCAATGTCATTACCAAGCACTCCTGGACTACAGGCTCAAAGGCCGCTGGGGAGAAAATTTGAGTCCGAGTGGATGGAAAGAAATGGAGGAGCAAATAACCAAACATTAAATTATCATGCCCTCCTAGATCTACCTGGTGTCAGCCCTCAAAACACAGACCACTTTGAGCAACAGAATTCAATCTTTGCATCTTCATATTGCCAAAACCAACACCTAAACAAGATGACCATGCACAGACAAAATGCTTCCATCCCAAACATAAGCATAAACAAGTTCACAAAGCAGCACATCCAGCAGGCTAGGATGGAGGGAAAGACCAAGCCAGCAATGCAGGAGCAAAAGAAGAGGAACCTAATGTCTACTTTTCTGCGAGAAGGCATCCCAGCAACCACATCCCCAACCAGCACTGACTTGAGAGGAGATGACAGACAGGGCCTCTCACAAAACCCTTTTTTTGAGCCCATGGAGAACCTGCAGTTTAAGAGAAGTGATGAAGAAAATAGCATCTTTGGTGTCGGGAATACACAGCAGCTCCTGCCTTTAATTTGCCCTGTAAATGATTTGAGAAGGATGTCGAGCGTTGCCATCAACTCCTCCAACAACTTTAGCTCAAGGTCCACACTGTGCTATGGAAGAGCTGCTCCTTGCATGGACACTGTTGATATGTGGTCAGCCAGTGATTGGTCTTTCAAATCCAGTGCTAATGTCACGATGGCCCACAATAGAGAAAACACTTACCATTGTGTGGCCCCCACAATGACTACTTCAATGATGATGCATCAAGGAGGACCTGTGTTCCAGCTTAACTTGATCCTGGATGAGTGCTTTGAGCAGTGGAAGTGTTTGGAGAAGGAGCGAGAGAAG gCACAGGCTATCCTGTCCATGACATTCCATGGCAAAAAGACTGCAGCAGTGATCAACACTAACATGTGCAAAACCCCAGCAAACCCATCAAGAGTTGACCACCTGATTGTCAAGCAAATGAGAGAACAAGCCAGG GTTGCAAGTCTTCTTGATAAAATGGAGAGTCTTCACAACATTTCCTTCCATACAAACATCCACACAATACTAAACATGCATAATACGGCAGTCTGCATCACCCAAGCCAGACGCAAGGAAGAGATTGCCAACATGTCAAAACACAAGAGTCAGAGAGCTCATTTCACAGAGGAAAGAG ATACAGTGCTGTTGGCAGTTGCACTGAAAGACCTTGCTGTTACCACAAGGAAGCTCCGCACAGCCCTGTGGTGTGCTCACCAGATGACACTCCCAAAACCTGTGAGGAAGCAGGAGCAACAGGCTGCCCAGGATGCCACACACACAAGGAGGAGCCCCTCTCCATTCAAGGGATACTCTTTTTAG
- the ccdc43 gene encoding coiled-coil domain-containing protein 43, whose product MAAPVADAGEFVGWLNDRLDSLEVDREVYGAYILGVLQEEESDEEKEDALQEILAAFLDEDTVADICKQIIKQWIECSSRAAAKKDADDAEVQAIASMIEKQAQIVVKQKEVSEESKKRKEALLAQYANVTDEEDEAEAEEPSSGNNFPASDKSLFKNTNVEEVFNRQKQKREQAREDAQKKKEMDKMQREKDKLAKQDRKEKEKKRTQKGERKR is encoded by the exons ATGGCTGCGCCCGTAGCAGACGCCGGGGAGTTTGTAGGCTGGCTAAATGATCGACTGGATTCGTTAGAAGTGGACCGTGAGGTGTACGGGGCGTACATTTTAGGGGTCCTGCAAGAAGAGGAAAGTGACGAGGAAAAAGAAGATGCGCTTCAAGAAATTTTAGCTGCATTTTTG GATGAGGATACAGTGGCAGACATCTGCAAACAGATAATCAAACAGTGGATAGAGTGCAGCAGTCGGGCAGCTGCCAAAAAGGATGCAGATGATG CTGAAGTCCAGGCCATCGCCAGTATGATAGAAAAACAGGCCCAGATCGTGGTGAAACAAAAGGAGGTGTCTGAGGAGTCCAAGAAACGGAAAGAAGCCCTCCTTGCTCAATATGCTAATGTGACCGATGAAGAGGA TGAAGCTGAAGCCGAGGAGCCATCAAGCGGAAATAACTTTCCTGCAAGTGATAAAT CCCTCTTTAAGAACACCAATGTGGAAGAGGTGTTCAACAGACAGAAGCAAAAGCGGGAACAGGCACGAGAAGATGctcagaagaagaaagagatggACAAGATGCAGCGAGAGAAGGACAAGCTAGCCAAACAAGACaggaaagagaaggagaagaagcGTACACAGAAAGGTGAACGCAAGAGATAA